The sequence CCGCCCGCCGGCCGGACCGGCCACCACGGTCCCCGTCCCGACCACCGCCGCCCCCACCGGCCCGGCGCCGGCCGCGCCCGGCCCCGCCGGCCCGGCGCCGGCCGCGCCGCCGTCCGCCGGCCCCGTCGCCCCGGTCACCGCGCCGCCGTCGACCGTGGCGCCCGACCGGGCCCCGACCCCGGGCCGCGACCCGCTGCACGGCCTGCCCGGGTGGCTGTCCCGCACGGCCGTCGACCCCACCCGGGGCCCGCTCGGCGTGCTGGCCAGGGCGGCCGTCCACCACCCGGTGCCCGTCGGCCTGATCCTCACCGTCGTCGGGTTCCTGCTGGCCCAGACCCTGGTCGACCGGCGCAACCCCAGGCTGCTGGCCGCGCCCCTCGACGGCGCCGACGACACGCTGAGGTTCGAGTGAGGTCGGTCCCCGGCACGGCGCGGGGCCGCAACGAGCTGGCCTCGCTGGCCTGGCGGCTGGGGTCGCTCCAGCTGACCCGGCTCGTGATGGCCGCCCTCGCCGTCGCCGCCGCCGCCAGCCTGCCCGGCTACGTCCCGTCCACCCGGCCGGTCGTCGTCACGTCGCTGGCGTTCGCGCTGCTCACCTCGGTGCTGGAGGCCGTGCGCCGCCGCTACCGGGTCCGCAGCCTGGCCCTGCTGTCGTCGACCCTGCTCCTCGACGGCGTGTGGGTGGCCGTCGTGCTGTCCGGCGGCGGCGGCCTGTTCGGCCCGCTCGGCGTGCTCGTCCACCTCCACGTCGTCGCCGTGACCGTGCTGCTCTCGTGGCGCACCGGGCTGAAGGTGGCGGTGTGGCACCTCCTCCTCCAGCTGGTGTCGGCCTACGACGGGTTCGAGTGGCTGAACGCCGGCTCCGGCGACGAGCGGTCGCTGGCCTTCAGCGGGCTGGCCGTCGTGCTGCTGGCGGCGGCCGCCGCCTGGTATTCCGCGCTGAACGAGCAGGCCCTGCGGCGGGGCAAGGCCGAGCTCGCCGCGCTCGTCGCCCTCACCGAGTCGCTCGAGGTGGCCGACACGGCCGGCGACATCCGGGCCGCGCTGCTCCGCCACGTGACCGAGCGGCTGGGCTTCCGGCGGGCCGCGCTGGTCGACCACACGGCCGCCGGCGCGGCCGGCGCCGTCGTGGACCGCCGGACCAGCGTGCTGTTCGAGTCGGCCGTGCCCATCCCGCCGCCCGCGCTCCGCCACCCGTCCGAGGCCGGCGTGCGGACCGGGACGAGAGGCGTGCGCCTCGTCCGCACCCTCGACCCCGACGCCGCGTCCGACCGGCTGGCCGACGCCCTGTTGCCGGCGGCGACCAACGTCGTCGTCGTGCCCCTGACCGTCGAGGGCCAGCTCGTCGCCACCCTGTACGCCGAGTGGGGCGGCCACCGCCGCCGGGTGGCGGCCCAGACCGTCGCCGTCCTCGTGCAGTCGTGCACCCACGCCGCCCAGTCGCTGCGCAGCGAGCGGCTGCGGTCCGAGGTCGAGTGGCTGGCGACCCGGGACCCGCTCACCGGCGTCTACAACCGGGCCGTGTTCGACGAGCGCCTCACCGAGCTGGTGGCGTCGGCCCAGCGCACCGAGCGGCCGCTCAGCCTGATCGTGCTCGACGTCGACCACTTCAAGGCCGTCAACGACGGGTTCGGCCACCAGGCCGGCGACGGGGTGCTGCGGGTGGTCGGCGAGACCCTGATCGCCAACTCCCGCAACGACGACGTGGCCGCCCGCTTCGGCGGCGACGAGTTCGCCGTGCTCCTCCCCGGCGTCGCCGGGCCTACCGCCCTCGCCGTGGCCGAGCGCCTGCGGGCCTCGATCAGCCGGGACGTGCCCCTCGGCGGCATCACGGTCAGCGCCGGGGTGGCGACCCTGCCGAGGCGGGGCGGCTCGCCCCAGCAGCTGCTGGCCGCGGCCGACGTCGCCCTGTACCAGTCGAAGCGGGACGGCCGGGACCGGTCGAGCCGCTTCGAGGAGCCGCACGTCACCCTGGCGCTCCCCGGCGCCTGACGACCCCGCCCGCCGGCGGCGGCTGACTCTAAGCTCGGCGCCATGAGGACCCGGCGGACCACCGTCGCCCTGCTCACCCTCGCCCTCGCCGCCGCCGGCCTGGCGCCGCCGGCCGCCGCCGAGGAGGCCGAGCCGAGGGGGCCGGGCTTCGCCTGGTACCTGATCGGCGACGAGGCCGACGTCACCCCGGTCACCTCGGCCGGGTACGCGCTGATGGGCGGCGGCCGCAGCGTCGCCGCCGCCTTCCGGTGGCTGGTCCGCCGGGGCGGCAACGG is a genomic window of Acidimicrobiales bacterium containing:
- a CDS encoding GGDEF domain-containing protein produces the protein MRSVPGTARGRNELASLAWRLGSLQLTRLVMAALAVAAAASLPGYVPSTRPVVVTSLAFALLTSVLEAVRRRYRVRSLALLSSTLLLDGVWVAVVLSGGGGLFGPLGVLVHLHVVAVTVLLSWRTGLKVAVWHLLLQLVSAYDGFEWLNAGSGDERSLAFSGLAVVLLAAAAAWYSALNEQALRRGKAELAALVALTESLEVADTAGDIRAALLRHVTERLGFRRAALVDHTAAGAAGAVVDRRTSVLFESAVPIPPPALRHPSEAGVRTGTRGVRLVRTLDPDAASDRLADALLPAATNVVVVPLTVEGQLVATLYAEWGGHRRRVAAQTVAVLVQSCTHAAQSLRSERLRSEVEWLATRDPLTGVYNRAVFDERLTELVASAQRTERPLSLIVLDVDHFKAVNDGFGHQAGDGVLRVVGETLIANSRNDDVAARFGGDEFAVLLPGVAGPTALAVAERLRASISRDVPLGGITVSAGVATLPRRGGSPQQLLAAADVALYQSKRDGRDRSSRFEEPHVTLALPGA